The following coding sequences are from one Plectropomus leopardus isolate mb chromosome 10, YSFRI_Pleo_2.0, whole genome shotgun sequence window:
- the ube2g2 gene encoding ubiquitin-conjugating enzyme E2 G2, protein MAGTALKRLMAEYKQLTLNPPEGIVAGPANEENFFEWEALIILSGRSCVYLDPSRSRRRSDGLREQCGALESGSECGEDPAVGVYPDGRVCISILHAPGDDPMGYESSAERWSPVQSVEKILLSVVSMLAEPNDESGANVDASKMWREDREQFYKLAQKIVRKSLGL, encoded by the exons ATGGCCGGCACCGCGCTCAAGAGACTCATGGCGGAGTATAAAC agctGACTCTGAACCCACCTGAGGGGATCGTTGCAG gTCCAGCCAACGAGGAGAACTTCTTTGAGTGGGAGGCTCTCATCAT tcTATCCGGACGGTCGTGTGTGTATCTCGATCCTTCACGCTCCCGGAGACGATCCGATGGGTTACGAGAGCAGTGCGGAGCGCTGGAGTCCGGTTCAGAGTGTGGAGAAGATCCTGCTGTCGGTG tcTATCCGGACGGTCGTGTGTGTATCTCGATCCTTCACGCTCCCGGAGACGATCCGATGGGTTACGAGAGCAGTGCGGAGCGCTGGAGTCCGGTTCAGAGTGTGGAGAAGATCCTGCTGTCGGTGGTCAGCATGCTGGCAG agCCGAACGATGAAAGCGGGGCGAACGTGGACGCCTCCAAAATGTGGCGTGAGGACCGAGAGCAGTTCTACAAACTCGCCCAGAAGATCGTACGTAAGTCGCTGGGCCTTTAG